Proteins encoded by one window of Thermobaculum terrenum ATCC BAA-798:
- a CDS encoding carbohydrate ABC transporter permease: MLSDYARTLADYLIAAALIGSAMYLTYNILRKFGVKPETASGYTLIVPWLLGFIIWTAYPILASLYYSFTDFNGLQPPRWVGLENYKNLLERGSYFWPSLRMTLLYGAISLPIGLTLALLIAMVLAREDVRFIGFWRTMFYLPAVIPTVATLVLWIWLLSTNGLVNQILSPIYNLIGMEKPSWFTDPTYALPGLIIMSLWGVFGANTVILLAGIKNIPRELYEAVAIDGGGAWAKFWHVTLPMVSPTLFYTLVLGIIGAVKTFEPGVFINLPRATGTFLQVLVYQYAFGTRALMGYASALSWLMLLIILILTALVFRSSALWVYYEGERR, encoded by the coding sequence ATGTTATCCGACTACGCTCGCACTCTAGCGGACTATCTAATTGCCGCAGCACTGATAGGCAGTGCGATGTATCTAACCTATAACATTCTCAGGAAGTTTGGCGTCAAGCCTGAAACAGCTTCTGGATATACGCTGATTGTACCCTGGCTACTGGGGTTCATAATATGGACCGCCTACCCAATTCTGGCATCCCTCTACTACAGCTTTACAGATTTCAACGGTTTGCAACCTCCCAGATGGGTGGGACTGGAAAATTATAAGAACCTTCTGGAGAGAGGTTCTTATTTCTGGCCTTCTCTTAGAATGACACTGCTATACGGAGCTATAAGCCTGCCTATAGGACTCACATTAGCTCTGTTGATAGCGATGGTGCTAGCGCGAGAGGATGTGCGCTTTATAGGTTTCTGGAGAACTATGTTTTATCTACCAGCGGTTATACCTACGGTAGCTACTCTGGTGCTATGGATATGGCTGTTATCGACCAATGGACTGGTCAACCAAATACTGAGTCCAATATACAACCTGATTGGGATGGAGAAGCCCAGTTGGTTTACAGATCCCACCTATGCTCTACCCGGTCTCATAATCATGAGTCTCTGGGGGGTATTTGGCGCCAATACCGTGATCCTGTTAGCAGGTATAAAGAACATCCCTAGAGAGCTCTATGAGGCTGTAGCCATAGATGGCGGAGGGGCTTGGGCTAAGTTCTGGCACGTTACCCTTCCGATGGTGAGTCCAACGCTGTTCTACACGCTGGTATTGGGGATAATAGGCGCAGTCAAGACGTTCGAACCAGGAGTATTCATCAACTTACCCAGAGCCACTGGTACATTCCTACAGGTACTTGTATATCAGTACGCATTCGGCACAAGAGCACTAATGGGGTATGCATCTGCTTTGAGCTGGCTTATGCTTCTGATCATACTTATCCTTACGGCGCTGGTGTTCAGAAGCTCCGCCCTCTGGGTCTACTACGAAGGGGAGAGGAGATAG
- a CDS encoding ABC transporter substrate-binding protein: MLCRFKLHLFLVLALVVTACGGGGTASTPQQGSSGNQGKVTIRLSTWAGVDESKELQAIIDKLNSKSNTYKIVHEPQPADYYTKLQTTISGGKGPDLMWLSQEYVPGYAERGALMDLTQCVQEHSDKPAAKLDDYFESILDVGKFEGKLYALPWISQPVVLYYNPKLFKEAGVEEPNENWTWDDFKAAAAKLTNPKKGIYGTAFNGWPPIQMFIWQAGGDVISEDLKHSPIDSPEAIQAEKFYQEIVYNPKYAAPENIIAEQGFADLAKNGKVAMFFGGAADDLDYAHAKDPKFAEMKAALVPKGPKSRTTFAWTGLMAINAKTANPEAACQALLDLTDGIHHWKVLAPRKSLANKETIIQAVPEKAKSADVIIKAAQDMRTFRVVPQQSEWDTTFSEKFLDPLFHRKGTPEELAKKVRPELEAILQGP, translated from the coding sequence ATGTTATGTAGGTTCAAGTTGCACTTGTTCCTGGTACTCGCACTTGTTGTCACAGCTTGCGGTGGCGGTGGAACAGCAAGCACTCCGCAACAGGGAAGCTCGGGCAACCAAGGGAAGGTGACTATTAGGCTATCAACCTGGGCGGGTGTAGATGAGTCCAAGGAACTCCAGGCCATCATAGACAAACTCAACTCCAAATCCAATACCTACAAGATAGTACATGAGCCCCAGCCAGCAGATTACTACACAAAGCTACAAACGACTATAAGCGGAGGTAAAGGTCCAGATCTGATGTGGCTCTCTCAGGAATACGTTCCTGGGTATGCTGAGCGGGGCGCGCTCATGGATCTCACTCAATGTGTGCAGGAGCACAGTGATAAGCCAGCTGCCAAGCTGGATGACTATTTCGAGAGCATACTTGACGTCGGCAAGTTCGAGGGCAAGCTGTACGCACTACCCTGGATATCTCAGCCCGTAGTGCTTTACTACAACCCTAAGTTGTTCAAAGAAGCTGGTGTGGAAGAACCTAACGAGAACTGGACATGGGACGACTTCAAGGCAGCGGCAGCCAAGCTAACAAATCCCAAGAAGGGGATATATGGGACAGCTTTCAACGGTTGGCCGCCTATCCAGATGTTTATATGGCAGGCTGGCGGGGACGTAATAAGCGAGGATCTGAAGCATTCTCCAATAGACTCTCCAGAGGCCATACAGGCGGAGAAGTTCTACCAAGAGATAGTGTATAACCCCAAGTATGCAGCGCCCGAGAACATAATAGCCGAACAAGGATTCGCAGATCTCGCCAAGAATGGCAAGGTGGCGATGTTCTTCGGTGGAGCTGCAGATGATCTAGATTACGCTCATGCGAAAGATCCAAAGTTTGCTGAGATGAAAGCAGCCCTAGTTCCTAAGGGTCCCAAGAGCAGGACTACATTCGCCTGGACTGGGCTAATGGCCATCAATGCCAAGACAGCTAATCCTGAAGCTGCTTGCCAAGCTTTGCTTGACCTAACTGACGGTATCCATCACTGGAAGGTACTAGCGCCCAGGAAGTCCTTGGCTAATAAGGAAACAATAATTCAAGCTGTGCCTGAAAAAGCTAAATCGGCCGATGTAATAATCAAAGCAGCACAGGATATGAGAACGTTCAGGGTAGTTCCGCAACAGTCCGAGTGGGATACCACTTTCTCAGAAAAGTTCCTCGACCCGCTCTTCCACAGGAAAGGCACTCCCGAGGAGCTGGCTAAGAAAGTCAGGCCTGAGCTCGAGGCCATATTGCAGGGGCCATAA
- the ilvB gene encoding biosynthetic-type acetolactate synthase large subunit, whose translation MAITIDKPKIEETKKKETKKLSGARIMCEALVNEGVEIIWGYPGGAIMPFYDVLPEYPSIHHVLVRHEQGAAHAADGYARVTGKVGVCVATSGPGATNLVTGLATAYMDSVPIVAITGQVARPFIGHDSFQETDIVGITLPITKHNFLVTSADSLGEVIHEAFRIAREGRPGPVLIDVPKDVQFEEGEYTPPEKTWEERNSDNGSAYTDEYIRAARIIDSAQRPLIMAGHGIIISKAYDELRAFAEKTGIPVITTLLGLSAFPENHPLALGMPGMHGPAHVNLAIDEADLIVGVGLRFDDRVTGNLKEFAPNARFIHIDIDPAEIGKNIKPEVGIVADAKEALAKLTELVSKKEHSGWLEEIKRREKPERSVMKTTKISPYDVLKAIKKATNGEARIVTDVGQHQMWAARFYGWEKPNSHISSGGLGTMGYALPAAMGVKAGCPEDPVWVVAGDGGIQMNIQELGTIVQENLDIKVAIINNGYLGMVRQWQEFFHNRNYSETRISSPDYSLIATAYGAKGRRVTRKEDVEAAVEWAMSQPGCVILDFEIEQEANVYPMVPSGGSVKTMILDPEANE comes from the coding sequence ATGGCTATTACAATTGATAAACCCAAGATAGAAGAAACTAAGAAGAAGGAAACTAAGAAGCTTAGTGGCGCCAGGATCATGTGCGAGGCCCTCGTGAACGAGGGAGTAGAAATCATATGGGGTTATCCAGGCGGAGCCATAATGCCGTTCTATGATGTATTGCCTGAGTATCCCTCAATCCATCACGTACTAGTTCGTCACGAACAGGGCGCAGCCCACGCAGCAGATGGCTATGCCAGAGTGACTGGTAAGGTAGGTGTGTGCGTAGCTACATCAGGCCCTGGCGCAACCAATCTTGTAACTGGCTTGGCAACAGCTTACATGGACTCCGTACCCATAGTAGCCATAACTGGACAAGTAGCTAGACCTTTCATAGGTCATGACTCGTTTCAGGAAACCGATATAGTAGGGATAACCTTGCCCATTACCAAGCACAACTTCTTGGTAACATCGGCAGACTCCCTGGGAGAAGTTATCCACGAGGCATTCAGGATAGCTCGTGAAGGCAGGCCGGGCCCAGTGCTCATAGACGTGCCTAAGGACGTGCAGTTCGAGGAGGGGGAGTATACTCCCCCCGAGAAGACCTGGGAGGAGCGCAACTCCGACAACGGCTCTGCATATACAGATGAATATATAAGAGCCGCAAGAATAATCGACTCAGCACAAAGACCACTCATTATGGCAGGGCACGGAATCATCATTTCTAAGGCTTATGATGAACTTCGTGCATTTGCAGAGAAAACCGGCATCCCGGTCATAACCACCCTGCTAGGTCTGAGCGCATTCCCAGAGAACCACCCATTGGCACTAGGAATGCCCGGCATGCATGGCCCTGCTCACGTGAACTTGGCTATAGATGAAGCAGATCTGATTGTAGGTGTAGGATTGAGGTTTGACGATCGAGTAACTGGTAACCTCAAAGAGTTTGCTCCGAACGCGCGATTTATACACATCGACATAGACCCGGCAGAGATAGGAAAGAACATAAAGCCGGAAGTGGGTATAGTCGCCGACGCGAAGGAAGCTCTTGCCAAGCTGACGGAGCTGGTGTCAAAGAAGGAGCATTCCGGCTGGCTTGAAGAGATCAAACGCCGTGAGAAACCGGAGCGCTCTGTTATGAAGACCACCAAGATCAGCCCTTATGATGTCCTGAAGGCGATCAAGAAGGCCACCAATGGCGAAGCTCGTATCGTAACTGACGTGGGGCAACATCAGATGTGGGCGGCTCGCTTCTATGGTTGGGAAAAGCCCAACAGCCACATATCTTCGGGCGGATTGGGAACTATGGGCTATGCGCTTCCGGCTGCCATGGGCGTGAAAGCAGGATGCCCAGAAGATCCGGTATGGGTGGTGGCTGGCGATGGTGGTATCCAGATGAATATCCAAGAGCTGGGTACTATTGTCCAAGAAAACCTGGATATAAAGGTGGCCATCATAAACAATGGCTATCTAGGAATGGTAAGGCAATGGCAAGAGTTCTTCCATAACAGGAATTACTCCGAGACCAGGATATCATCACCCGATTATTCCCTGATAGCCACGGCCTATGGCGCTAAAGGACGCAGGGTCACTCGCAAGGAGGATGTAGAAGCAGCAGTCGAGTGGGCCATGAGTCAACCCGGCTGCGTGATCCTGGACTTTGAGATAGAGCAGGAAGCTAACGTCTATCCAATGGTCCCCTCAGGGGGATCGGTCAAGACCATGATCCTGGACCCGGAGGCAAATGAATGA
- a CDS encoding 2-isopropylmalate synthase produces MSEIVRIFDTTLRDGEQSPGVNLSAHEKVLIAEQLVRLGVDIIEAGFPISSPGDLEAVRQVANTVKGVVVAALARANKADIDAAWEAVKGAEQPMIHTFISTSDLHIHYKLRKTRDEVLEAAEQAVRYAKQFTEEVEFSAEDASRTDPDYLCKVYEVAINAGATVINVPDTVGYAEPNEFSALIRTLYERVPNIHKAVVSVHCHDDLGLATANTLAAIREGVGQVEVTINGIGERAGNTSLEEVVMALATKPAAFNNRKTRINTRELVPTSKLVSQLTGMVVQPNKAIVGANAFAHEAGIHQDGVLKNPLTYEIMTPESVGWQNSKIVLGKHSGRHGFASRLSEMGIQLSPEELDIAYNQFKRLTDERKHITDDDLVNLIKSVRASRQEVSIT; encoded by the coding sequence GTGAGCGAGATAGTAAGAATCTTCGACACAACATTGAGAGATGGGGAACAGTCACCAGGAGTAAACCTTAGCGCTCATGAGAAAGTGCTCATAGCTGAGCAGCTTGTCAGACTTGGGGTGGATATCATAGAAGCTGGCTTTCCCATATCCTCTCCCGGAGACCTCGAGGCCGTACGCCAGGTAGCCAACACAGTCAAGGGTGTGGTAGTAGCAGCCCTGGCCAGAGCTAACAAGGCGGATATAGACGCCGCTTGGGAGGCTGTAAAGGGAGCAGAGCAGCCGATGATCCATACATTTATATCCACCTCTGACCTACACATTCACTATAAGCTGCGCAAGACAAGAGATGAGGTGCTCGAAGCAGCCGAACAAGCGGTAAGATACGCTAAGCAGTTCACAGAAGAGGTCGAGTTCTCAGCTGAAGATGCCTCCAGAACAGATCCTGACTACCTCTGCAAGGTGTACGAAGTTGCTATCAACGCGGGTGCTACAGTAATAAATGTGCCCGATACCGTAGGTTACGCTGAGCCAAACGAGTTCTCGGCACTGATTCGTACCCTCTACGAAAGAGTTCCCAATATCCACAAAGCCGTCGTAAGCGTCCACTGCCACGATGACCTGGGTCTGGCTACCGCGAACACCTTGGCAGCTATTCGCGAAGGTGTTGGACAAGTAGAAGTGACTATAAATGGCATCGGAGAGAGAGCAGGTAATACCTCTCTTGAGGAGGTGGTGATGGCGCTGGCAACGAAGCCGGCAGCCTTCAACAACAGGAAAACGCGTATCAATACTCGTGAGCTAGTACCTACTAGCAAGCTTGTCAGTCAGCTAACCGGCATGGTAGTGCAGCCCAACAAGGCTATAGTGGGAGCCAACGCCTTCGCTCATGAGGCAGGTATACACCAGGATGGCGTGCTCAAAAACCCGCTGACATACGAAATCATGACACCAGAATCAGTCGGTTGGCAAAACAGCAAGATCGTTTTGGGTAAGCATTCCGGTAGGCATGGCTTTGCATCCAGGCTATCGGAAATGGGTATACAACTGAGCCCAGAGGAGCTGGATATCGCTTACAACCAGTTCAAGCGCCTAACAGACGAGCGCAAGCATATAACAGATGATGATCTAGTAAATCTTATAAAGAGCGTTAGAGCCAGCAGGCAAGAAGTTAGCATAACTTAG
- a CDS encoding carbohydrate ABC transporter permease encodes MATTTTARTSAAEKPTYLYKVQSLAVKVLVYMVLLLGLSIVIIPIYWMIATSLKTDTALFLIPPQWFPDPIQWSNYIEVWQLVPLARYFANSVFVTLLAILGEIITSALVAYGFARFRFPGRGVLFSIMLATMMLPSIITLIPSFIIWARWLGRYDTYSPLTVGSLFAWGPAYIFLLRQFFLTIPRDIEEAAIIDGGNLLQIFGYVMLPLVRPALLAITILSFTGNWNNFLSPLIYLSTPEKFTLPLGLYQFNKSLAGGSEAPKWNMMMAMAVLMTIPIIVLYFRAQRYFIEGITVGAVKG; translated from the coding sequence ATGGCGACTACGACAACAGCAAGAACAAGCGCTGCCGAGAAGCCTACGTATCTATATAAAGTACAGAGCCTTGCCGTCAAAGTCCTCGTTTACATGGTTCTGCTACTTGGTTTGTCAATAGTCATCATCCCTATATACTGGATGATTGCAACTTCACTCAAAACCGATACTGCCCTGTTTCTCATACCGCCACAATGGTTTCCTGACCCAATACAATGGAGCAACTATATAGAGGTATGGCAACTAGTTCCACTAGCACGATATTTCGCCAACAGTGTATTCGTCACCTTACTGGCCATATTGGGTGAGATCATTACCTCAGCGCTTGTGGCTTATGGCTTCGCACGCTTTAGGTTTCCTGGTCGAGGAGTGCTCTTTAGCATCATGCTGGCGACCATGATGCTCCCAAGCATCATTACGCTAATACCGTCATTTATCATATGGGCCAGATGGCTAGGAAGATACGACACTTATTCTCCCCTCACCGTTGGATCACTGTTTGCATGGGGACCAGCCTACATTTTCTTGTTGAGGCAATTTTTCCTCACAATACCCAGGGACATAGAAGAGGCAGCCATCATAGATGGAGGGAATTTATTGCAGATATTCGGATACGTAATGTTGCCCTTGGTCAGGCCGGCACTGCTAGCAATTACCATACTCAGCTTCACAGGTAACTGGAACAATTTCCTCTCACCCCTAATCTACCTGAGCACTCCGGAGAAATTTACTCTACCGCTAGGCCTGTATCAGTTCAACAAGTCACTGGCTGGAGGATCCGAAGCTCCCAAATGGAACATGATGATGGCCATGGCTGTGCTCATGACTATACCTATAATAGTTCTCTACTTTAGAGCTCAAAGGTACTTTATAGAAGGAATTACCGTAGGTGCTGTCAAAGGCTAA
- the leuB gene encoding 3-isopropylmalate dehydrogenase translates to MSKAYNIAVLPGDGIGQEVVPEAVRVLKAIADIYGHSFQFEEMLVGGAAIDAYGTPLRDEDLEKCKQADAVLFGANGGPKWDNPKAEVRPEQALLWLRKGLELFANLRPVKVTDSMLDASPLKPELVKGVDLVVVRELTGGIYFGQPSKRWEENGQRHAVDTLYYSEEEIRRVVRTACDIAMSRRKKVTSVDKANVLSSSRLWREVATEVAQEYPEIEMEHILVDAMTMHIMRAPKSFDVIVTENMFGDILTDEAAMLTGSIGLLPSASLGARVKENGIRPGLYEPIHGSAPDIAGKGIANPTATILSAALMLRYSFGLENEASSIEQAVSKALSEGKATADIVRDGKALSTREMTDVIINYIYENSKSTTGV, encoded by the coding sequence TTGAGCAAAGCTTATAACATAGCAGTTCTGCCAGGAGACGGAATAGGACAAGAAGTCGTGCCCGAAGCTGTCAGAGTTCTTAAGGCCATAGCTGATATATATGGGCATAGTTTCCAGTTTGAGGAGATGCTCGTAGGTGGCGCAGCCATAGACGCGTATGGCACACCGTTAAGAGACGAAGATCTAGAGAAGTGCAAGCAGGCAGATGCAGTATTGTTTGGGGCAAACGGTGGCCCTAAGTGGGATAACCCTAAAGCAGAGGTTAGGCCCGAGCAGGCATTACTCTGGCTTAGAAAAGGCTTGGAACTGTTCGCCAACCTGCGCCCAGTAAAAGTCACTGACTCTATGCTCGACGCTTCTCCACTCAAGCCCGAGCTGGTAAAGGGGGTAGACTTAGTCGTCGTCAGAGAGCTAACCGGCGGCATATACTTTGGCCAGCCATCCAAAAGATGGGAGGAAAACGGCCAGAGACATGCTGTGGATACCCTCTACTACAGCGAAGAGGAAATACGGCGCGTCGTACGTACAGCATGCGACATAGCCATGAGCAGACGTAAGAAGGTTACCAGCGTCGACAAAGCAAACGTACTATCCAGTTCCAGGTTGTGGCGAGAAGTAGCCACTGAGGTAGCCCAGGAATACCCAGAGATAGAGATGGAGCACATATTAGTAGATGCAATGACTATGCATATAATGCGAGCTCCCAAGAGCTTCGATGTAATAGTAACCGAGAATATGTTTGGCGACATCCTTACGGACGAGGCTGCCATGCTTACTGGCTCTATAGGGCTGCTGCCATCTGCAAGCTTGGGAGCAAGAGTCAAGGAAAATGGGATACGCCCAGGGCTCTACGAACCTATCCACGGCTCCGCTCCAGACATAGCTGGGAAAGGCATAGCCAATCCGACAGCTACCATTCTCAGCGCTGCCCTAATGCTCAGATACTCGTTTGGTCTTGAAAATGAGGCCTCATCTATAGAACAGGCTGTATCCAAGGCATTGTCGGAAGGCAAGGCAACAGCAGACATCGTACGTGATGGCAAAGCACTCTCAACCCGAGAGATGACCGACGTAATAATCAACTACATCTACGAGAACTCCAAGTCTACTACGGGAGTATAA
- the ilvC gene encoding ketol-acid reductoisomerase, whose translation MAQVYYDADADINVIKDKLIAIIGYGSQGHAHALNLHDSGCNVIVGLHEGSKSAEKARNDGLEVRSVAEAAEAADIIMMLIPDTIHKKVYEESIAPAMRAGKTLMFAHGFSIHYGQVKPPAEVDVVMVAPKSPGHIMRNLFTQGIGVPALLAVYQDASGQAEQTGLAYAKGLGCTRAGVLKTTFKEETETDLFGEQTVLCGGVSALIKAGFETLVEAGYQPEIAYFECLNEMKLIVDLIYQGGLSYMRYSISDTAEYGDYVAGPRIIDEHVRENMKQILKEIQDGSFARRWIEENEKGRPEFEKMREQDRNHLIEQVGQKLRAMMSWTQPQPANR comes from the coding sequence ATGGCACAAGTTTACTACGATGCAGATGCTGACATAAACGTTATCAAGGATAAGCTCATAGCGATCATTGGCTATGGCAGTCAAGGGCATGCGCACGCTCTAAACCTGCACGATTCTGGTTGCAATGTAATAGTAGGACTACATGAAGGTAGCAAGAGCGCAGAAAAGGCTCGGAACGACGGTTTGGAAGTTAGATCCGTAGCAGAGGCAGCAGAAGCTGCAGATATTATCATGATGCTCATCCCTGACACTATACACAAGAAAGTGTATGAGGAATCCATAGCGCCAGCAATGAGAGCTGGAAAGACGCTGATGTTCGCACATGGTTTCAGCATCCATTACGGACAGGTGAAACCTCCCGCAGAAGTTGATGTAGTCATGGTAGCCCCAAAGAGCCCCGGCCACATTATGCGTAACCTGTTCACTCAGGGAATAGGGGTACCAGCACTGCTGGCTGTATATCAGGATGCTAGTGGTCAGGCCGAACAGACAGGCTTAGCATATGCCAAAGGACTAGGATGTACTAGGGCAGGGGTGCTAAAGACCACATTTAAAGAAGAGACTGAAACTGACCTGTTTGGTGAGCAAACAGTGCTCTGTGGTGGTGTTAGCGCACTGATCAAGGCCGGATTTGAGACTCTAGTAGAAGCGGGCTATCAACCCGAAATAGCTTACTTCGAGTGTCTGAATGAGATGAAGCTCATCGTAGACCTGATCTATCAGGGAGGGCTCAGTTACATGCGATACAGCATAAGCGATACCGCTGAGTACGGGGACTACGTAGCAGGGCCCAGAATAATCGATGAGCATGTCAGAGAAAACATGAAGCAGATCCTAAAGGAGATTCAGGACGGAAGCTTCGCACGAAGATGGATAGAGGAGAACGAGAAGGGTAGACCTGAGTTCGAGAAGATGAGAGAGCAGGACAGGAACCACCTCATCGAGCAAGTAGGGCAGAAGCTTAGGGCAATGATGAGCTGGACACAACCACAACCAGCTAACAGGTAG
- the ilvN gene encoding acetolactate synthase small subunit, producing the protein MSTQGRTLVALVQDHPGVLTRISGLFRRRNFNIESLAVGHSEKPGVSRMTIVVNGDASEVDQVVKQLSKLIEVIEVKDISEGAPLLRELALIRVAVDGTKRTEVTELAKLFGAKVIDISHHSITLEMTGSESKVDSLVRLLEPFGITEMVRTGRVAMARDMADTSSAERSAISA; encoded by the coding sequence ATGAGTACTCAAGGGAGAACACTCGTAGCGCTGGTACAAGATCATCCTGGAGTCCTAACTCGTATATCTGGACTCTTCCGCAGGAGAAACTTCAACATCGAGAGCTTGGCAGTAGGCCACTCGGAAAAGCCAGGCGTTAGCCGCATGACTATAGTAGTCAACGGAGATGCCTCCGAAGTGGATCAGGTAGTAAAGCAGCTATCCAAACTCATAGAAGTCATCGAAGTCAAAGACATAAGCGAAGGGGCTCCACTCCTGCGAGAGCTAGCCCTGATAAGGGTCGCGGTAGATGGAACCAAGCGAACAGAGGTCACCGAGCTCGCAAAGCTCTTCGGAGCCAAAGTTATAGATATCTCTCATCATTCTATAACCCTGGAGATGACAGGCTCGGAATCTAAGGTAGACTCCTTGGTAAGGCTACTCGAGCCATTTGGAATAACTGAAATGGTGAGGACTGGCAGAGTAGCAATGGCAAGAGACATGGCAGATACATCTTCGGCTGAGAGAAGCGCCATCAGCGCCTAA
- a CDS encoding branched-chain amino acid transaminase, with product MTVKAEQKPKPIPTDLETNWCYFKGEIMPLADAKVSVATHALNYGTACFEGIRAYWNDNQQQMYVLKMREHYQRFLRNCGLIKIKLNQTVEDLCNITLEVLRKNQYKQDVYIRPLAFKATPTIKLMLSGLEDEVTIYTFPMGNYVDISSGLNVSISSWQRINDNAIPARGKICGAYVNSALAVDDALQAGFDEAIFLTKDGNVSEGSSCNLFIIRGKELITPAVTEDILEGITRAAIIELVSAEEDLGLRVIERPIDRSELYQADEVFFCGTGVQVSPVTRIDDRAIGNGTPGKFTLEIQKRYFAAARGDNDKYMHWVTPVY from the coding sequence TTGACGGTCAAAGCAGAACAAAAACCTAAACCAATACCTACCGACCTTGAGACGAACTGGTGCTATTTCAAAGGGGAGATCATGCCTTTGGCTGACGCCAAGGTGAGCGTAGCTACCCATGCCTTAAACTATGGCACAGCATGCTTTGAAGGGATAAGAGCCTACTGGAATGACAACCAGCAGCAGATGTATGTGCTCAAGATGAGGGAGCACTACCAGAGATTCCTCCGTAACTGTGGCCTCATCAAAATTAAGCTAAACCAAACAGTGGAAGATCTTTGCAATATCACACTCGAAGTTTTACGCAAGAACCAATACAAGCAGGATGTATATATCCGACCTCTAGCCTTTAAGGCTACGCCCACCATCAAGCTTATGCTCAGTGGGCTGGAAGACGAAGTAACTATATACACCTTCCCTATGGGGAACTACGTAGATATATCGTCCGGGCTAAACGTCAGTATCTCTTCGTGGCAGAGAATCAATGATAATGCCATACCGGCTAGAGGCAAGATATGTGGCGCTTATGTAAACAGCGCACTGGCCGTAGATGATGCTTTGCAAGCTGGCTTCGATGAAGCCATATTCCTTACTAAAGATGGTAACGTGTCTGAAGGCAGCTCTTGTAACCTCTTTATCATTAGAGGTAAGGAGCTTATAACTCCGGCAGTCACTGAAGACATACTGGAGGGCATAACGCGTGCCGCCATTATTGAGCTGGTCAGCGCAGAAGAAGATCTGGGGTTGAGAGTAATTGAGAGACCGATCGATCGGTCAGAACTTTATCAGGCAGACGAAGTCTTCTTCTGCGGCACAGGAGTACAGGTATCGCCTGTTACACGTATAGATGACAGAGCTATAGGTAATGGCACTCCAGGTAAATTCACCTTGGAGATTCAAAAGCGTTACTTTGCCGCTGCCCGGGGAGACAATGACAAGTATATGCACTGGGTCACGCCAGTTTACTAA